Proteins encoded in a region of the Puniceibacterium sp. IMCC21224 genome:
- a CDS encoding ABC transporter permease: MEPRPRSFYVLATFFGLFLLFLYGPTITIAILSFQGPQGGLTFPMRGTSIHWFRDLFQQQAVGDIWGSFRRSLALGVIVMVVTVVVSVMGGLAFRKRFAGSAVLFYLIITSLVIPSILVSLGVGLIFSQLGFKIHWATSGLGSQLTWTLPFGLLIMFAVFNRFDKSYEEAARDQGATNWQTIRHVVLPIIAPSLIGVALFGFTLSYDEFARTLLTAGSYNTLPLEIYGMTTNVTTPVIFALGTMTTVFSFLVIGVFLITVWLMNRRQARAGSDAGKGMV, from the coding sequence ATGGAACCCAGACCCCGGTCCTTTTATGTGCTGGCGACATTCTTTGGCCTGTTCCTGTTGTTTCTGTATGGCCCGACGATCACCATTGCGATCCTGTCGTTTCAGGGGCCGCAAGGCGGGCTGACCTTTCCGATGCGCGGCACGTCGATACACTGGTTCCGCGACCTGTTTCAGCAGCAGGCCGTCGGCGACATCTGGGGATCATTCCGCCGATCGCTCGCGCTCGGGGTGATTGTGATGGTGGTCACGGTGGTGGTGTCGGTGATGGGTGGCCTTGCGTTTCGCAAGCGGTTCGCCGGGTCAGCAGTGCTGTTCTATCTGATCATCACGTCGCTGGTGATCCCGTCGATTCTGGTGTCGCTGGGCGTCGGGCTGATCTTTTCGCAGCTGGGGTTCAAGATCCACTGGGCCACCTCGGGCCTTGGCTCACAACTGACATGGACCCTGCCCTTTGGCCTGCTAATCATGTTCGCAGTCTTCAACCGTTTTGACAAAAGCTATGAGGAGGCCGCCCGCGATCAGGGCGCGACCAACTGGCAGACGATCCGCCATGTGGTGTTGCCGATCATCGCGCCGTCACTGATCGGGGTGGCGCTGTTCGGCTTTACCCTGAGCTATGACGAGTTCGCCCGCACTTTGCTGACGGCGGGCAGCTATAACACGCTGCCGCTTGAGATTTACGGCATGACCACCAACGTCACCACGCCAGTGATCTTTGCGCTGGGGACAATGACCACTGTCTTCTCATTTCTGGTGATCGGCGTATTTCTGATCACCGTATGGCTGATGAACCGGCGTCAGGCGCGGGCCGGTTCAGACGCAGGCAAGGGCATGGTCTGA
- a CDS encoding aspartate/glutamate racemase family protein produces the protein MTVTIINPNATVSMTAAMLDAARRAVPGGGFIGVTSHQGPPSIQGVEDGERATAPLLELVRAASDNGAGAIIIGCFDDTALAAARSAARCPVIGIGQAGYHAAAMAGARFSVVTTLAVSIPILEGNITTYGLRGACARVRASGVPVLALENDPDAAAERVLDEMARAEAEDCINALVLGCAGMVDIPRRARGRIMAPIIDGVAAAATVASFLSRSKA, from the coding sequence ATGACCGTTACAATCATCAATCCGAACGCCACAGTGTCAATGACGGCGGCGATGCTTGACGCCGCACGGCGGGCCGTGCCGGGCGGCGGGTTTATCGGCGTGACCTCGCATCAGGGGCCGCCGTCGATCCAGGGAGTTGAAGATGGAGAGCGCGCCACCGCTCCGCTGCTGGAACTGGTGCGCGCGGCGTCAGACAACGGCGCGGGCGCGATCATCATCGGATGCTTTGACGACACGGCACTGGCCGCAGCACGCAGCGCGGCGCGCTGTCCGGTCATCGGCATCGGGCAGGCGGGCTATCACGCTGCGGCGATGGCGGGGGCGCGGTTTTCGGTGGTCACAACGCTTGCCGTGTCGATCCCGATTCTCGAAGGGAATATAACAACCTACGGGCTGCGCGGTGCCTGCGCCCGTGTCCGGGCCAGCGGTGTGCCGGTGCTGGCGCTTGAGAATGATCCCGACGCGGCCGCTGAGCGGGTGTTGGACGAGATGGCACGCGCCGAGGCCGAGGATTGCATCAACGCGCTGGTGCTGGGCTGCGCCGGTATGGTCGACATCCCACGCCGCGCGCGAGGGCGTATCATGGCGCCAATCATCGACGGCGTCGCGGCTGCGGCGACGGTCGCCAGCTTTCTAAGCCGCTCAAAGGCCTGA
- a CDS encoding sugar phosphate isomerase/epimerase: MRRLRIFQSLWAMQPHDQSGEMLPLDRVAGMVADAGYAGLAIDLGAADIEVAHAVRPHLAREGLTPLIVAFPRSVESLRDTLKMAVDFGSPYVNVVGQVFPLTVEGAIPVIRRWIEMSDEIGMPIHFETHRNCITNDLFSTLSLLDAVPEMRLAADLSHYIVDREFKLPLADWERGLLSRCLSRSDSFQGRVASRQQIQLQIGFAQHAKWVTLFESFWAEGFADWRARNDTGDLVFLCELGPPEYAMTGADGRELSDRWSEARTLMATAEALWADLGGDG, from the coding sequence ATGAGACGTTTGCGCATCTTTCAATCGCTCTGGGCGATGCAGCCACACGATCAAAGCGGTGAGATGCTGCCATTGGACCGGGTGGCGGGCATGGTGGCGGACGCGGGATATGCCGGGCTGGCGATTGATCTGGGGGCGGCGGATATCGAGGTGGCGCATGCGGTGCGTCCGCATCTGGCACGCGAAGGGTTGACGCCGCTGATCGTCGCCTTTCCCCGCAGTGTCGAAAGCCTGCGAGACACGTTGAAAATGGCGGTGGATTTTGGGTCGCCCTATGTCAACGTGGTCGGGCAGGTGTTCCCGCTGACGGTCGAAGGCGCGATCCCGGTGATCCGCCGCTGGATTGAGATGTCGGATGAAATCGGCATGCCGATACATTTTGAAACCCACCGTAACTGCATCACCAACGATCTGTTTTCCACGCTGTCGCTGCTGGATGCAGTGCCCGAGATGCGATTGGCGGCGGATCTGTCGCATTACATCGTCGACCGCGAATTCAAACTTCCGCTCGCGGATTGGGAACGTGGCCTGCTATCGCGCTGTCTGTCACGATCCGACAGCTTTCAGGGCCGGGTGGCCAGCCGCCAGCAAATCCAGCTTCAGATCGGATTTGCCCAACACGCGAAATGGGTCACGCTGTTCGAATCCTTCTGGGCCGAAGGGTTTGCCGACTGGCGCGCCCGCAACGATACCGGCGATCTGGTGTTTTTGTGCGAACTTGGCCCGCCGGAATACGCCATGACGGGGGCGGACGGGCGGGAATTGTCGGACCGCTGGTCCGAGGCGCGCACGCTTATGGCGACGGCCGAGGCGCTGTGGGCGGATCTGGGTGGCGATGGATGA